In the Thunnus albacares chromosome 10, fThuAlb1.1, whole genome shotgun sequence genome, CACAACATACTTTCCTACCGTCAGTTTCATCCCACTAATTAACAGTCAGTATCaacaaaaagcagagaagaagaagattgcTAGCTAGCAAATGAATGTAAGCAATGCTGGTTTCACAATACTCCGGAAATtatatttacaaatgttttatgagacAGGAAATGCATTCTAGGTCTCAAGGATACACACCATAAAATGCTACCAATAAAAATGTGCCACAGACACAATTTGGACAGAAGTTTCATAAAATATGtgcattattgttatttttggccacttgggggaaGCAGAACAAACCTTAAAGCAATCTCACATATTATCACctaataaagttgttatggctaacatgttagcaaacaacaGTCTATTTTCAGATCTAGACACAAAGctacattagcattcatttggactcttgtttgtgtccatctgatgaatgtCTGATATTCAGTCCGTATATCTTTTAGCTCTGATTGAGTCTACATgaactctggaaaaaaaatatctgattttTAGTCAATGAAtgcttcaccagctagttgctatgTCTACTGTTTAGTGCTACAGAGGGTTTATCGAAGCTTTCACGCTGCTTGCTGCTGAAAAAGAGGTTGCTGAGAGCTTGTTTGTGggtcagaaaaccaaaacaatagctaaaagaggctaaacaTCTGCGTTGAGCAGAAGGGAACTACAGAGTTGGaagataattctctgtgggttcatcagtATGAGCAACACCTACACATACAgaagtcatttgatccattaaTATATAAAAGAAACTGATAAGTGCAGCTATAATCTGTCAtggtgacatttaaaaaatccgCTGGTTTAAGATCATCATTAACCATTGACAAACATGATACAGTATAACATTTAACATGGATTCCACTGCCTGTACAAAGGAAACTGTAAATCAATACTCTAATCAAGAATGATCACAGTATCATTCATATTTAAGCAGGCTCACTAATTACATGCAAAGgagtaaattatattttaattatatgtaAGCACCTCACTGGAGAATGCCTTGCATCCAGATCAgctatgtctctctctgcttgGTTGACTGTGATGACTCTGCGGTCTACAGCGTAGCAGTGGGAAcgcttcacacacactgaattcCCCACTCTAAATAAAAGAAGCACACTTGCGTTTTGCTAATATCTCACATATCATTGAGTGTGTGTAGAAGATACTTTCAAACAGCAAATCATCCACAGACATGCTGCATTGCTTGCTGGGAGTAGTTCTGTCTATATAAATAGCTGATCATATCACACAACTGTGACGCATGCATTTCATACACACACTAGACGGCAGAGTTTTAAAAGGGTCACCCAGGTCCTTCCTCTGAATAGACACCTGTTTTAAGGCTGATCAGGTTAATCTAGTTCCACTCAAGTGTTAATAGAGggttgtgtcatttttaatcaattGCAGCTATTCACAGATCACAGGttacatgttaacatgctcactGACATGGAAACAGTGAAGGCATGGCCAGATAAATATATTAGGCAGCCCCGGGGCAAACATTTGTTATTGGGCCCCTGTTGtatcatgttttcttcaaatTCTAATCAATGCACACAGAACCCAATCAGAACTCCTATGCTGAGATAGCCCcgggttttcttttttgtctgtttggttATTTGATTAAACAAATACCCATTAAGGAATACAGTTCTACACGGGCCTAAAGCTGGGACCCTGACCCTGTCTGTACCCAATGTTTTTAAAACCTGACCCTACTGAACCTGACTGTCACTGCTAAATTTGAAACCAAAACCTGACCTGAGCCACAGAGCTACACTTCTGCTTTATTACATTCATTACTCACTGTTTTTTCACTGGGTATTATGTTTCTGCTGGGATCACATGATAAGCATGGGTGCTGATAACTGACTTagtcagaaagagaaagaaagaaactcctttatgaattacattttctgatCCAATACTGAAGctttacacaacaaaacaaaaagaacccTTCTCGAAATGCGCTACATTGTTGGGACCTGTCAGGTTGAGTACCATAATTCTATTTCAGGACGTGTACCATGTCAGCACAAGATAAACTACAATAAGTATGGTCTTAAATCTCCACAAAACAAGGCTACAAGATTAGGTAACACTGGAGGACCCACTTTAGTTGGTATTGTAATTCAGAGGTGCAAAATCTCTGAAATCAATCCAATTATCAAAAACCAACTGGCACTCTGTGAACCTAGTGCTTCAGGGGACCCTCGGGGTCTGTGGCTTTGGGGCAGTTGGACACTCTGCATAGTTGGTCTAGCATTGTCTAAAAGTtataaaaaccataaaaaattttttttaaaaactacacaaaGTCCCTGTTAAACAGTTACCGatacataataataaattgCATGAAACAAAAAGATCCTACAGACAAGGCTGGAATAACAACTGGACCGCGAAGGCCACAGGTTGTCCGTGTGGGAATtagtaatttgattaattgcaaatttATTTGGCAAAATGCACAactgaagcaaaacaaaagCTGAGGGTGGGGTTCAACAGGAGGCACATTTGCCCGGGTTAATTTAGCCCTGTCTACACACTCTTGAGATAAAAACAGCATTGAATTAACATCAAGCAGAAGTATTCAACACAAGACAAATAGGACCGAATGCAACAAAAGGGCTCAGAAAAGAAGACTCTCACAAACCACAGAGACAGAGCTACTGCAAGTCTGTGAGAGACTGCAGTAAAATGACACATGAAGCAGTAATCTTCCTGCCATCTGTCATCTGTCTTTTTGCACAGACATAAATGAGCCAAACTGGATGCTCCGAATGTTAAGAAATGATagcacatttctcttttttacacattttaaggTCATGACAAAAACTGGAGAGCTAAGATAAATCATCTGCCCACCTTCCACTTCTGCTCAATATGAAGTTCAGAGCTAAATGAAACAACTGCTCTCATATATAAACACTGTGTTCGGCTGCTCGAATTAAACAAAAACCTCCGAATAAGAAATGACAGCTCAGGATGACGTGAACATAATTGAAAGTGAGTTAAGGGGAACAGCTAAATTGACTGATGGAATAAGGgtaaacacatcacacacacacacacacaaacacacacacacccttgagaggaggaaaatggaTTACAGCAATCTGCAGCAAAATGATTAAAATCGTATGTGTGAAAAGGCAGCGCCACACACATCATAATGCACACAATCGTGCACAAGTCAGAAaatgccaacacacacaaacacacataaagaaaaGGCCTCGGAAACACCTATTATAAATCAACTCAAAGCAGCCCTTATGCTTCAAAGTCATCTCTGAATCGCTTATCCACACATTGAGCCACACTATAGGAATACCAATTTATAGTCCTCTATCATATAACtcggagagagaagagaaagagggagagagaggaagtgagggAAAGGGGTGAGAGAGGTAGACAGAGAATggaaaaggaagagagggagagaattaTCCACAAAATACCTATATTTCAATCTTTTTGGAGAGGAGAGTGAAGAGGACAGCTCTGCAAAGATATtggcatgcacacatacagtatatgaatatatgaatgcactttcactcactcactcactcactcattcactcacacagactctcacacacactcacacacacaagagtcCCAGGGCTGCAAGATAAGAGGGGAGAGTGTTCTGGGTAGAAAGCTTCCTCATTGGTGTGCAAGGCTGCACATGTTCCAACCCTCCCTTAtatcccctgtgtgtgtgtgtgtgtgtgtttgcgtgtgtgtgtgtgtgtgtgtgtgtgtctgtgtgtgtgtgtgtgtgtgtgtgtgtgagagcactctctctttccttcGCTGCCACTAAAAAGACACAGAGGACCTATTGTGCCCAAGGAAGGAAAATCACTCCATTTTCAGAAAAGGAGAGGAATgaacagctctctctctccttccgtTCATCTCTCCCGacctctctcattctctctctctctcacactctctttcttctcccctCCCATTCACCCAGCAGCTGAAATGGCGAAGCTTGTTAAAAAGGAAGCCCACATGACAGCATTCACAGCTTTGCTTACCGCAGCATCTCCCCTGCTCACCGTGTGCCTTTGCACCAGAAACCACAGATGAAAGCAACTCGATAcgatgtctttaaaaaaaagttacgACACTAAGAGGCCACAAGTACATgcataaaggtaaaaaaaagaagaaaataaactaTCAAGGTTTGGAGTAAATGAGTTGTTTcatgcagcagcaacaacaaaagaacattAAAGGAGAATGCTTTTTCAGGTGTGCAGAGCTGCAGCATGTTCTCTCTGGAACACAATTTTGTTGCAAACGATATTATCCAAAACTCTGCTTACTGAGTGAAACTGACGTGCCTGCCCTGTAATATTGAAACAATCTATCATGGAAGAATTGTGGACCGTTGGGGAATCGCTGATGTAAGTGGTCCAATTCTTACTAGATGGATGGATATGTGTATACCTCTGTGGAGTCTGAGACAGCAGATGTGAGGAAGGGGAAAGGCATGCATTATCGAAACTTAGGTCttattttttgtagttttggtcaGCATTTTTAACAGGATCAATAATGCTATATTCACTAAATTGATTGTTGAGATTTGGAAAAATGCTGACATCAGAAAAAAGAAGTTAGATGATCAGACAGGCTCTAAACAAACCCCCCCGGTTAGCCAAACTTATTTTGAAAAGAGTCAGTGATGAATTGCATTAACAAATCTGTCCATTGTGaacattcatcacagtttacagaccaacTACAAACTATTAACTGATAAATATTGCTAATTGTATCCCATTTCCTTACTTCATACTAATTCCAAGCAAGTGCAAACACTAAATAAACGCTTGATTTCTGAGTGTGCAGTTAATGGACACTGTTTTCCCACGATGTACAAAGGATGTACAACGGACATGGAGGAgtgaaattaaaacatattttagatgGTGGTAAAACACCCCACATGTTCACCCCAGGAAACCAAAAAAGTTCTGTTCAATTTTTggaggaaaacatgttttccatCTGTTTCATTAGCAGTGACATTCCAAAGTTGCTGTTAGATTTACATGCACTGGTGCACACATTTTCTGTTGGTATGAAATGGTTACATATGTTGATtcttttaatatattaaaacagTACACTGAGACAATTAGCACTTAGTACATACTGTAAGCAAATTAGTATGTAGTAAGGCATTTCAACATGCTAACAGTCTTCCTGTCCAATGAGACCTTATTACCATCATTTCCAGTGCGCTGACTTTCAGTTTAGCCTCAACATAAAGTAGCCTATAAAATCTGGCTAAATTGTTGTCTTCTTTAAAACTTGTCTGGTcatctgactgtttgtgtttctgtcccaTCACACTTCATTTTAGTGATTTTCACAGATCTTAGCAATTCATTaggtgagtacaatgttatcataactgatatagatggcaaaaagtacaaaagtaagacacaagttgtaataaactggaactagcctttaaaaaaaacttgccaCAGTGCAGCTTCACTAAAATTCCTAACATATGGGCTGACTTGATTTACTTTGTTGGTTTACCCACAAACCCAAACATGACTTGCatactttgacaaaaaaaaaaaaatcttcactcAAGgtgcatttattgtttttttctggagtTTTAATTCTGACTCCACTGTTTTTCAGAGGACGCTGTGGTTGGAAACTCCTGACAAAGCAAGTCAGTGAACCTttagttaaatatatttttgtcaaactactgtttccaaAGTTTCACATTCCTTCAATGCAACCAAACAACAACCATGtagtgaacaaaaacacacaaaaatgactgaaaccagcaaatacaACCAGCGAATATGCAACATTCAGGGACTCTCCCAGTGCCCTCAAGATTAGACAGACCTATTTTATGAGAAAATATTTCCAGCTAAATAAAAAATCAGATTTCTCATCAAGAACTCTAGAAAGCACAACTGTTACTGCTACCTCAATCTCAAAGAAGTGAAACCACTCATCTCCTTCACACGGGGCTCTCAGCAGGTCCCAGCCGTCAGGCTGGAACGCAGCCCTGTTTGCCAGCAACAtttcagcaccttggacagctACACAATAGCCAGCAGAGATCCAGCGGGGGGAAAAACATGAGGAcaaaagacagaggaggaggtggaggaggcggTGGGCCTGGGACATACAAAAGGGAGAAGGGGGGGAAGAGAAGAATTTGGCCGCTGGGAGGCCATTCACAGAGGATACAAAGAGCCAATGTCAACTCGAGTTGaaggacagaaaacagaattagCATTAGAGCGGGTAGCACAGTTCGTCCATGTCACACGGCTAGGCAAGAAGAGAAGGACAGGCCTATAAACGAACAGAGGATGATAATACGCACACAAATtcacaaactgtgtttttttctaacGGCAAGATGTGGAGAAATGCTGTATTTCATGGGAAATTGTTTCTAGCAGAGGTAGTACTCTTCACGCTGCAGACTACTCTCCATTTTCAGCACAGgcacattttcttttactgcTTATCCACAAGAGGCAATTCACTACTGTTAATTGCTATACTAATGACAATTTTTCTCTTCTGTAAGATTGCAATGTGCAAGAAGCAGCATGTTACACATTCCTCAATCTACATACCTTTCTTGAGGCCAAATAGCCTCATTtagacaataaaataattttccaTGTTAGTCTCTGCTGAAATCAATATTGACCCTCTACattaaatgtcagtgttgtctGTGTACCATCAGGATGGATGGTGTGGAGATATTCAGAGGAAGCTATAGGAATTTGGAGAAAATCTGGAAATGCTGTGTCAGGTTGAAGAATGAAGGAAGCAGCAGCTATCATTCAACTCAGaaggagccaaaaaaaaaaaaagaaacacctcGTCAATCATTAGAGGGCCCATCACATTTcattggagagagagagagagagagagagagcaggagctGCAGGCGAGctctattttatatttctctgcctcccaccacacacacacacacacacacatacacatacacacacatacacacacactcgcattagagcagtcagcagcagcacaccGCAGCATCCAAAAATAATCATGCACATTCTAAACAAAATTTACCTCAAGCTCAGGATCTTGACAAAGTGCTTCAGTGAAAATTTAATGGCGCAATTTCGCCGTGCTGTATTGCTCCCCTATAGCATACAATGTTCTCTATAAGTTGTACATCTCCAAAGACACTTCATATTCAAAGCAAAATAACATGATTCTCCCTGTCAAGAACTCATatatcatttcatttatcaCACCCAGTCTCaagttcatttttttccattttctttttttgatttttttttttttaacggaCAAATAAGTCTTCTATTTTACATAAAGATTTGATTCTTTAAAATAcagcactttcaaaaaaaaaaaaaaaaaagagaggaacaTTTCCATTTTGCAGAGAGCATCGTTGATAAAATAATTGAGTGCAAAGGCACTTTCCGGAGTAAGTATAGTAAGATTTCGCCGCATGTTGGATTTTGAAAGGTTTTCTTTTATGGTTTTACACTCACCATTTATCTGTGTAGGCTAAGTATGTACAGGAATGTCATTCTGTAGCGTTTCCTCTTCTACAAAGAAtcattatttcataatttttctgtttctcacagggaaaataaaatacagttttatgaAAAGCACAAAGCCGTATTTGTACACAGTCCTGTCCATTATATACCTGCCGTCATCAAAGTCTTttagattttcatttttcaaaaaagaagaaataatttATACCTTCCAGGAGAAAAAATAGAACTGCATAATAATATAACTCTTATACTCCTTTTATACAtcttggaaagaaaaaaaaaagagaagaaaaaggagagaggaaaaaagatcATCAAAGGCTTCGGTTCGCTTCCAGTGTAGGATTGAACACAGATAGATAAGATAGATATATAGAGAGGGCTATTATTACAGTAACTGCGTCATTATTATGAATGCTGCAAAGAACCTGGTAGGGCATTGTCGTTATCTTACAGTTGGCTCATCGCAGTCTGTTTCTCCAGAACCTCCAGGTAATCTGGTTCTGTTTTTAGTTTCCCAGGGAGCAGAAGTGGGTGCTCATTGTTTTTGGAAAGGTGTTCCGCCCCGTAGTATTTCCTGGGGGTCCCGTACAGCACAGTTTTGTTCAACCTGTCCTGGTTGGTGATATGCCGCCGTGCTGTTGCAGCCTCGTAGGGGGGCACGATGCAAGGTCTCTTAGGTAAAGTGCAAAAGTTGTAACTGAAAGGAGGGGCACCTGCAGCCGTGGGAAGCTCTTTGTTGGGCCTTTCCCCTAAGTTTTGATACAACATCTCGGGAGGCTCTGGGGTCAAACCGCACGACGTTGGTGATTTATCCATAAAATCCACTGTGCTGATAGTGTAGGTCCCCGGGCTGCGGGTGAGGACGTCATCCTTCTTTGCATCCAGGGGCCCAAAACTGAGCTCCTTAAGGTTACGGTAATACGCCACCTGTTCACCATCTTTCTGCATGTAAATGGGGTTTTGGCACATGGAGCCCACAGGTGGGGGGATGTAGTTATACACGTGGCTTTCAGAGGTTTTATCTTGGGTCGGCTCAGGGTTGTAGGAGGCGTATTGCACCTGGAAAGAGTTGAGATCTAAGTTGTTGGCGCCCGTGGGGACGTGTTCAACCCCTTTACGCCGTTTtagaacaaacacaaagaggccTGCACCAAAGCAAACGGAAaggataaaaacaacaagaagccCGAGAATCAGGACTGAGAGCGGGACTTCAGGGTGTAACTCTGGGGTGTGGATTCGGGATTCAGTGGGGCTGACTGAgctaaaagaagaagaggaagaagggacAGTGGGTTCGGTGCCAGGGCTTATTAGTGTTGGGGCTTTTGTAGGGGGGGCATGTTGAGGTGGGGGCACCTCACTCGGCTCAGGGCAGATGGCCTCGTTGCGTAGTGAGCGCAACAGGCGACCTGCATGCTTAGAGGGTGAGTCGCAAGTGATTTCATTAACCACCACACTGGTACTGGACAGCTCCATCCAGTTTTTGAGTGCCACAATATCACAGGTGCAGTCCCAGGGGTTCTCCTGTAGGTCAATCTGGATAAACGCCGACAGCTGGTCTAGCACACCTCGAACAGGAAGGTAGGAGAAATGATTATTCCGTAAGTTGAGTCTTGTTAGCATGGTGCCCCCGAAAACATTGTCAGGCAGCGATCTTAACAGGTTGTTGTTGAGAAAAAGCAGCTGCAGGTTATGCAAAGAGTTAAATGTCTGTGGTAAAATGTCTTTGATGATGTTGTATTCCAAGTACAGATACTGCAGCGACTGCAGGCCGGCAAAGAGTGATTGTGAAAGTGAT is a window encoding:
- the slitrk2 gene encoding SLIT and NTRK-like protein 2, whose product is MLSGVLFLSVLTVTSLSPSETESRKTSASKDICKTRCACEERENILNINCENKGFTTVSQFQAPPNKISQLFLNGNFLSRISANEFVNYGNVTSLHLGNNGLQEIRTGAFNGLRFLKRLHLNNNNLEVIKEDTFAGLESLEYLQADYNYISAIEPGAFSKLNKLKVLILNDNLLLSLPPNIFRFVLLTHLDLRGNRLKMLPFAGVLEHIGGIMEIQLEENPWNCTCDLIPLKSWLDTISVFVGDIVCETPFRLHGKDITQLIKQDLCPRRNAGERVHPPSDSHFQGALPPTYHPGMITPTRAPKASRPPKMRYRPTPRITKDKHVFGPIMVYQTRSPVPMLCPSVCVCTSQNPDSGLNINCQERKLHNISELNPKPSYPKKLHLTGNYLQVIYRTDLTEYSSLELLHLGNNRIAVIQEGAFENLTNLRRLYLNGNYIESLSQSLFAGLQSLQYLYLEYNIIKDILPQTFNSLHNLQLLFLNNNLLRSLPDNVFGGTMLTRLNLRNNHFSYLPVRGVLDQLSAFIQIDLQENPWDCTCDIVALKNWMELSSTSVVVNEITCDSPSKHAGRLLRSLRNEAICPEPSEVPPPQHAPPTKAPTLISPGTEPTVPSSSSSFSSVSPTESRIHTPELHPEVPLSVLILGLLVVFILSVCFGAGLFVFVLKRRKGVEHVPTGANNLDLNSFQVQYASYNPEPTQDKTSESHVYNYIPPPVGSMCQNPIYMQKDGEQVAYYRNLKELSFGPLDAKKDDVLTRSPGTYTISTVDFMDKSPTSCGLTPEPPEMLYQNLGERPNKELPTAAGAPPFSYNFCTLPKRPCIVPPYEAATARRHITNQDRLNKTVLYGTPRKYYGAEHLSKNNEHPLLLPGKLKTEPDYLEVLEKQTAMSQL